Proteins from one Lachnospiraceae bacterium KGMB03038 genomic window:
- a CDS encoding ABC transporter permease, giving the protein MLNYIKSEIYRVTHTKEMYLTAGILASLAVLLQVLLYFFGGPYRNTSFSYSNLVSSPMLFGFMGGMVVIFLYEGGRRNGNLKNTVAAGVPRTKIFAGQCVVALLAATVVMVVVVAVWILGAEMLLPKEGPVQLSDLLMEIPMVYLIAAAGLVSGVLFLEFFDKSGTSILVWLSVWIFVPKLLMYLGFRFDMVYDLALWMPANFFDITNGANVNTRECLTAWDTAEGAARCLISGLAGTAVFGILGMKLLKKRDL; this is encoded by the coding sequence ATGCTGAATTATATAAAAAGTGAGATTTACCGTGTAACCCATACAAAAGAGATGTATCTGACCGCCGGGATCCTGGCGTCCCTGGCAGTTCTTCTGCAAGTGCTCCTGTACTTTTTTGGAGGTCCATACAGGAATACGTCTTTTTCTTATTCGAATCTGGTGTCCAGCCCGATGCTTTTTGGATTCATGGGAGGTATGGTGGTGATTTTCCTCTATGAAGGCGGAAGAAGAAATGGCAATCTGAAGAATACCGTAGCGGCAGGAGTTCCAAGAACAAAGATTTTTGCGGGACAATGTGTGGTGGCTCTTCTGGCGGCCACGGTTGTGATGGTTGTTGTGGTGGCTGTCTGGATCCTCGGCGCGGAAATGCTGCTTCCCAAAGAAGGACCGGTCCAGCTTAGCGACCTGCTCATGGAGATCCCAATGGTCTATCTGATCGCGGCAGCAGGCCTGGTCTCCGGCGTTTTGTTTCTGGAGTTTTTTGACAAAAGCGGAACGAGTATCCTGGTCTGGCTTTCTGTCTGGATCTTCGTACCTAAACTGCTGATGTATCTGGGGTTTCGCTTTGATATGGTCTATGATCTTGCATTGTGGATGCCGGCCAACTTTTTTGACATTACAAATGGAGCGAACGTCAACACACGGGAATGTCTCACGGCCTGGGACACAGCAGAAGGAGCGGCCCGCTGTCTGATCTCCGGCCTGGCGGGAACGGCTGTTTTTGGAATTTTAGGAATGAAGCTTCTAAAGAAAAGAGACCTATAA
- a CDS encoding HAMP domain-containing histidine kinase, translating to MSLKKRMFRSNMLILCSALVSLMLILLLVLILFEDSVESQLHSISQTRLESHVGEVARIVDQEEMDRAQDLQKEVGKWGYQSAVIQEGKVRSGDDSDRMADLAEFFHQEQISGNETNIFSFEKMTIVGKELSGGRGYLVAVHFPEENWLTSSLNSSFYLFLGGVFLAGISAIVILLILASFFTRKMNRRVMEPVELLVSGAERIKNGNLQEEIVYEGEEEFEHVCQTFNAMQHTILEDQKQREKYERARTDMVTGISHDLRTPLTSIRGYIKGVLDHVADTPKKQELYLRTAYESTEEMNVLLQKLFDFSRMESGQMPFHMVRVDLAEFTAAYTAKKEEALEPGKGRMTFRKDQETLPEILMDVEQIPRIFDNLLENSMKYAGTCPVEIEIHVFESEDSVVLEWKDNGSGVPEEKLPRIFERFYRCDESRSEQGSGVGLYVASYIMERHQGRIEAENDQGLKIRLIFPKEV from the coding sequence ATGTCTCTGAAAAAGCGGATGTTCCGTTCCAATATGCTGATCTTATGTTCGGCTTTGGTTTCCTTGATGTTGATTCTGCTTCTGGTGTTGATTTTATTCGAGGATTCTGTGGAAAGCCAGCTGCACTCCATCAGCCAGACAAGGCTGGAAAGTCATGTGGGAGAAGTGGCGCGGATTGTGGATCAAGAGGAGATGGATCGTGCCCAAGATCTTCAAAAAGAAGTGGGAAAATGGGGATATCAGTCGGCGGTGATCCAAGAAGGGAAAGTACGTTCCGGGGACGACAGCGACCGGATGGCGGACCTGGCGGAATTCTTCCATCAAGAGCAGATCAGCGGAAATGAGACGAACATCTTCTCATTTGAAAAGATGACGATTGTTGGAAAGGAACTGTCTGGGGGAAGAGGATATCTGGTGGCAGTTCATTTCCCGGAAGAGAATTGGCTTACATCTTCTTTGAACAGTTCCTTTTATCTCTTTTTAGGAGGCGTTTTCCTGGCAGGGATCAGCGCTATCGTGATCCTTTTGATCCTGGCTTCCTTTTTTACCCGGAAGATGAACAGGAGAGTCATGGAACCGGTGGAATTGTTAGTGTCCGGGGCGGAGCGGATCAAAAACGGGAATCTCCAGGAAGAGATCGTCTATGAGGGCGAAGAAGAGTTTGAGCACGTCTGCCAGACCTTTAATGCCATGCAGCATACGATTCTGGAAGATCAGAAACAGCGGGAGAAATATGAGAGGGCAAGGACGGATATGGTAACCGGGATCTCGCATGATCTGCGTACTCCTTTGACTTCTATCCGAGGTTATATCAAGGGGGTCCTGGATCATGTGGCGGATACGCCCAAAAAGCAGGAACTGTATCTGAGGACCGCTTATGAATCTACAGAGGAAATGAATGTGCTGCTGCAGAAGCTCTTTGATTTCTCCCGGATGGAAAGCGGCCAGATGCCATTTCATATGGTCAGGGTGGATCTGGCGGAATTTACCGCCGCTTATACGGCCAAAAAGGAGGAAGCGCTGGAACCGGGAAAAGGCAGAATGACTTTCCGGAAGGATCAGGAGACGCTGCCGGAGATTTTGATGGATGTGGAACAGATTCCGCGGATTTTTGATAATCTGCTGGAGAACAGTATGAAATATGCGGGGACCTGTCCGGTAGAGATAGAGATTCATGTTTTTGAAAGTGAGGATTCCGTAGTCCTGGAATGGAAGGATAATGGAAGCGGAGTACCGGAAGAAAAACTGCCGCGGATTTTTGAGAGATTTTATCGGTGTGATGAGTCCAGAAGTGAACAAGGCAGCGGTGTGGGTCTCTATGTGGCTTCTTATATCATGGAGCGGCATCAAGGAAGAATTGAAGCGGAGAACGACCAGGGGCTGAAGATCCGGCTGATCTTTCCAAAGGAGGTGTAG
- a CDS encoding GPP34 family phosphoprotein → MDRTSLIQEYYLLAVDERGNLPPLRRNESNAGLMAAGVMDLLLGEVITLEKKKISIRKELPEELEYLRPLYTYLEEKPRATNRLMSDYLISTGTRMRELIDKMGKALTAQGVASEEKAGFFGKKTTYTPDKKYKDDLIGAIKEAVTQTREMSAHDTALVFLLQETKNLYQYFSKYEGEEVKATLKAMKKEIQKDPQKKQMASMLNYINDISAVAMACLVTVSN, encoded by the coding sequence ATGGACAGAACATCTTTGATACAAGAATACTATCTACTAGCGGTGGACGAGAGAGGGAACCTTCCGCCGCTGCGAAGGAATGAATCCAATGCGGGATTGATGGCGGCGGGAGTAATGGACCTACTGCTAGGAGAAGTGATCACACTGGAAAAGAAAAAGATCAGCATACGTAAAGAACTTCCAGAGGAGCTGGAATACTTGAGACCTTTATACACATATTTGGAAGAAAAACCACGCGCCACCAACCGGTTGATGAGCGATTATTTGATCTCGACAGGCACAAGGATGCGAGAATTGATAGATAAGATGGGGAAGGCGTTGACGGCACAAGGGGTAGCGTCAGAAGAAAAGGCTGGATTCTTTGGAAAAAAGACCACCTATACCCCGGATAAAAAGTATAAAGATGATTTGATCGGTGCCATCAAGGAAGCGGTAACACAGACACGGGAAATGTCCGCTCATGATACGGCCTTGGTCTTCCTTTTACAGGAGACGAAGAATTTGTATCAGTATTTTTCCAAATACGAAGGCGAAGAGGTAAAGGCGACACTAAAAGCGATGAAAAAGGAGATCCAGAAGGATCCCCAGAAGAAGCAGATGGCTTCCATGCTCAATTATATAAACGACATTTCCGCTGTGGCAATGGCCTGCCTGGTCACGGTCTCCAATTAA
- a CDS encoding glycosyltransferase family 4 protein codes for MKIYIYKGGLSVVRKSGVGSAILHQEKMLVETGAPLTNYWKEATVVHINTVFPDAVLAARAARKQGKQVVYYGHSTMEDFKHSFIGSDVLAPLFKKWICHCYEMGDVIVTPTEYSRRLLLEYGIKKPIYAVTNGVDIQFFQPDKEAGERFRRRYHIPADKKVVISAGHLIERKGIFDFLELARRMPETQFVWFGGDFRLALPRKVKKTVKGRPGNVIFAGYVEAYELKEAYCGADAFAFLSYEETEGIVVLEALASGVPVLVRDIPVYDGWLEDGVQVYKANSAEGFRRRLDQVFAEDTSELRERGRRLAWEHSIYQAGMFLDGVYQLEKLGRKEKKACL; via the coding sequence ATGAAAATCTACATCTATAAGGGAGGCCTTTCAGTGGTCAGAAAAAGCGGTGTGGGGAGCGCGATCCTGCACCAGGAAAAAATGCTGGTTGAGACAGGCGCCCCATTGACAAATTATTGGAAAGAGGCTACGGTAGTACATATCAATACGGTCTTCCCAGATGCGGTCCTGGCGGCCCGCGCTGCAAGAAAGCAGGGGAAACAGGTGGTTTATTACGGTCATTCCACTATGGAGGATTTTAAACATTCCTTCATTGGATCGGACGTTTTGGCGCCTTTATTTAAGAAATGGATCTGTCACTGCTATGAGATGGGGGATGTGATCGTAACGCCTACGGAGTATTCTAGAAGACTGCTTTTAGAATACGGGATCAAAAAGCCAATCTACGCGGTTACCAACGGGGTGGACATCCAGTTTTTTCAGCCGGATAAGGAGGCGGGGGAGCGCTTCCGCAGACGATATCATATACCGGCAGACAAAAAAGTTGTCATCTCGGCGGGGCATTTGATTGAGAGAAAAGGGATCTTTGATTTCCTGGAACTGGCCCGTCGGATGCCGGAAACACAGTTTGTCTGGTTTGGCGGAGACTTTCGCCTGGCGCTTCCCCGGAAGGTAAAAAAGACGGTCAAGGGCCGGCCAGGAAACGTGATTTTTGCGGGCTATGTAGAGGCTTATGAATTGAAGGAGGCATACTGCGGAGCAGATGCCTTCGCCTTTCTAAGCTATGAGGAAACGGAAGGAATCGTGGTATTGGAAGCCCTTGCCAGCGGCGTACCGGTATTAGTGAGAGACATTCCGGTCTATGATGGCTGGCTGGAAGACGGCGTTCAGGTATATAAAGCCAATTCCGCGGAGGGGTTTCGGAGGCGGCTGGATCAGGTTTTTGCAGAAGACACGTCCGAGCTTAGGGAAAGGGGAAGACGTTTGGCCTGGGAACACAGCATCTATCAGGCGGGAATGTTCCTGGATGGGGTCTATCAGCTTGAGAAGCTGGGAAGAAAGGAGAAAAAGGCATGTCTCTGA
- a CDS encoding HAMP domain-containing histidine kinase yields MLYLVLLCISIVTGGYFAFRYLTLVSALKAIGRDLDWVQQDLTQNQKFHLPVPDPCLRKLLCSLNRLLEGIQQERQRYERRERDFQKQIENISHDLRTPLTVILGYLKLYQQSNAPCEGRDTEAAETIEIVKRKAEAMRKLADQFYDFSRIYAKDYLVVTEKLDVARFLREFFAENYQPIEEAGLRIQIELPEHPVWAIGEAGALERICLNLFQNVQRYGDTLFRIAMEEKKGRVAILFVNDTHSLREEDLPRLFDRFYMRDTSRGRGGTGLGLTIAKALAEELGGKLTAKMLPEAEAVQGEESRRVCFCLELLR; encoded by the coding sequence ATGCTGTATCTTGTATTACTTTGCATATCTATCGTGACTGGAGGCTATTTTGCCTTTCGATATCTGACCTTGGTATCTGCGCTCAAAGCTATAGGGAGAGATTTGGACTGGGTACAGCAGGACCTGACTCAGAATCAGAAGTTCCATCTTCCGGTGCCAGATCCCTGTTTACGAAAATTACTGTGTTCGTTGAACCGGCTGCTGGAAGGGATACAGCAGGAGCGCCAGCGTTACGAGAGAAGGGAACGAGATTTCCAGAAGCAGATTGAAAATATCAGCCATGACCTGCGCACGCCATTGACGGTGATCCTGGGATACCTTAAGCTGTACCAGCAGTCAAACGCGCCCTGTGAGGGCAGAGACACGGAAGCGGCGGAGACGATAGAGATTGTGAAGCGGAAGGCGGAAGCTATGAGGAAACTGGCAGATCAATTCTACGATTTCTCCAGGATTTACGCCAAAGATTACTTAGTGGTGACAGAGAAACTGGATGTGGCAAGATTTCTGCGGGAATTTTTCGCGGAAAATTACCAGCCGATAGAAGAAGCGGGTCTGAGGATTCAGATCGAGCTGCCGGAACATCCAGTCTGGGCGATCGGAGAGGCAGGGGCGCTGGAGCGGATCTGCCTCAACTTGTTCCAGAATGTACAGCGCTATGGAGATACGCTGTTTCGGATAGCGATGGAAGAAAAAAAGGGCCGTGTGGCAATCCTGTTTGTCAATGATACCCACAGCTTAAGGGAAGAGGATCTGCCGCGGCTGTTTGACCGGTTCTATATGCGGGACACATCCCGCGGCCGGGGCGGAACAGGACTTGGACTGACCATCGCCAAAGCCCTGGCGGAAGAGCTGGGCGGAAAACTGACAGCGAAAATGCTTCCAGAAGCGGAAGCGGTCCAGGGAGAAGAGAGCCGAAGGGTTTGCTTTTGTCTGGAACTCCTGCGGTAG
- a CDS encoding response regulator transcription factor, protein MAKILIVEDDDKIAWLEKDYLESNGYETEIIERGDQVIPKLKEAEYDLILLDLMLPGLDGYDICRRIRDEIDIPILMVTARAEGVDVIRGVGLGADDYITKPFDPSQLVARVRAHLKRYARLTAKRGEELGTGRGKERIQIQDVVVEPLTRKVWKGDRELRLPNREFELLSFLAENPNIVFSKEALFEKIWGFDYISDAATVSVHINRLREKIEDDARNPKILETVWGVGYRLNL, encoded by the coding sequence ATGGCTAAGATCTTGATCGTAGAAGATGATGATAAAATTGCCTGGCTGGAGAAAGACTATCTGGAAAGCAATGGGTATGAGACGGAGATTATAGAGAGAGGGGATCAGGTGATCCCCAAACTGAAAGAGGCTGAATACGACTTGATTCTTCTGGATCTTATGCTCCCCGGGCTTGACGGGTACGATATCTGCCGAAGAATCCGGGATGAGATTGATATTCCGATTCTGATGGTAACGGCAAGAGCAGAAGGCGTGGATGTGATCCGCGGGGTGGGTCTTGGAGCCGATGACTATATTACAAAGCCCTTTGATCCTTCTCAGCTTGTGGCAAGGGTCCGCGCTCATTTAAAGCGATACGCGAGACTGACGGCGAAGCGAGGGGAAGAATTGGGGACCGGAAGAGGCAAAGAACGCATCCAGATCCAGGATGTAGTAGTGGAGCCGCTTACCCGGAAGGTGTGGAAAGGAGATAGGGAATTGAGGCTCCCAAACCGGGAATTTGAACTGCTCTCTTTTCTGGCCGAGAATCCTAATATTGTGTTTTCTAAAGAAGCGTTGTTTGAGAAAATCTGGGGTTTTGATTATATTTCCGATGCCGCTACCGTGTCGGTCCATATCAACCGTCTGAGGGAGAAGATTGAAGACGATGCCCGCAATCCTAAGATTCTGGAGACTGTTTGGGGCGTAGGATACCGTCTGAATCTTTAG
- a CDS encoding EamA family transporter codes for MWLFYAIGSAFFAGVTSILAKCGIQKTDSTVATAVRTAVILIFSWVMVFAAGSWGQIREIKGNTLLFLILSGLATGASWLCYFKALQTGEINKVVPIDKSSTVLTILLALLFLGEGISLPKLGAVVLIAVGILMMIEKKDVREQKERGKRGWFLYAAGSAFFASLTAILGKIGITGVESNLGTAIRTCVVLVMAWMMVGIQGKGSQIRQIPPREGAFICASGLATGASWLCYYRALQEGPASIVAPIDKLSVLVTVVFSYFVFGETLGKKEGAGLLLLTAGTVAMALL; via the coding sequence ATGTGGCTTTTCTACGCCATAGGATCCGCTTTTTTCGCCGGTGTGACTTCCATTCTGGCAAAATGCGGCATCCAGAAAACGGACTCTACCGTGGCGACGGCAGTGCGGACGGCGGTGATCCTGATCTTTTCCTGGGTGATGGTATTTGCGGCAGGTTCCTGGGGACAGATCCGGGAGATCAAGGGGAACACCCTGCTGTTTCTGATCCTGTCGGGGCTGGCCACAGGAGCTTCCTGGCTGTGCTATTTTAAGGCTTTGCAGACCGGAGAGATCAATAAGGTGGTTCCCATTGATAAATCCAGTACCGTTTTGACCATCCTGCTGGCCTTGCTCTTTCTTGGGGAAGGTATTTCTCTGCCCAAATTGGGGGCAGTGGTTTTGATCGCTGTGGGAATCCTGATGATGATCGAGAAGAAGGATGTGCGGGAACAGAAGGAAAGGGGGAAAAGAGGCTGGTTCCTTTATGCGGCTGGTTCCGCCTTTTTTGCCAGCCTGACGGCTATCCTTGGGAAGATCGGCATCACCGGGGTGGAGTCCAATCTGGGAACAGCCATCCGTACCTGCGTGGTACTGGTCATGGCTTGGATGATGGTAGGAATCCAGGGAAAGGGCAGCCAGATCCGGCAGATCCCGCCAAGAGAGGGGGCTTTCATCTGTGCTTCCGGGCTGGCTACGGGCGCCTCCTGGCTGTGCTACTACCGGGCGCTGCAGGAAGGACCGGCAAGCATCGTGGCTCCCATTGACAAGCTGAGCGTGCTGGTCACAGTGGTATTTTCTTACTTTGTATTCGGCGAGACGCTGGGGAAGAAAGAAGGAGCGGGGCTTTTGCTCCTGACTGCCGGAACTGTGGCGATGGCCTTACTTTGA
- a CDS encoding AI-2E family transporter → MGGILMNKKRIAMIVIVIALLALFLKYSDSIFGTFTNLTGIVRPLLIGCVFAYVLNILVTRIERLPFFAAPSAPLYRVRRPISILCSIGLILAAITLIIQIVIPQLADAIGVLVKEIPSAISQLITWISSRSKDWPQLEKFLESLNVDWPQLLQRAASHLTSGLSNIFSSTVYILGTIGSMIVTLVVALIFSIYILSGRERLFRQFQTVAETYLKKKWYDRLALVISTAHDTFTRFIIGQCTEAVILGALCTIGMSIFRFPYASMIGTLIGATALLPVVGAYLGAFIGAFMIFTVNPIQALGFLVFIVVLQQIEGNLIYPRVVGSSVGLPGIWVLTAVTIGGGLSGVAGMLLAVPVTATLYKLLQRDVRRRRALTETGAQD, encoded by the coding sequence ATGGGAGGAATCCTTATGAATAAAAAACGAATTGCAATGATCGTGATCGTCATAGCCTTACTGGCGCTTTTTCTGAAATACAGTGATTCGATCTTTGGAACATTCACAAATCTTACCGGTATTGTCCGTCCGCTGCTGATCGGATGTGTCTTCGCTTATGTCCTGAATATCCTGGTCACCAGAATCGAGCGGCTTCCTTTTTTTGCCGCTCCCAGCGCCCCTCTTTACCGGGTGCGGCGCCCAATCAGCATCCTTTGCTCTATCGGGCTGATCCTCGCGGCCATTACCCTGATCATCCAGATTGTGATCCCGCAGCTTGCGGACGCCATCGGCGTATTGGTCAAAGAAATCCCATCGGCTATCTCTCAGCTGATCACCTGGATCTCTTCCCGCAGCAAAGATTGGCCGCAGCTTGAGAAATTCCTGGAATCCTTAAATGTAGACTGGCCCCAGCTGCTTCAGCGCGCCGCCTCACACTTGACCAGCGGGCTGAGCAATATTTTCTCATCTACCGTATATATCCTGGGCACTATTGGATCTATGATCGTAACTTTGGTTGTGGCGCTGATCTTCTCTATCTACATATTGTCTGGACGAGAACGGCTCTTCCGTCAATTTCAGACGGTAGCGGAAACCTATTTGAAAAAGAAATGGTACGACCGGCTGGCGCTGGTGATCTCTACGGCCCATGATACCTTTACCCGCTTTATCATCGGCCAGTGTACGGAGGCCGTGATCCTTGGCGCCCTTTGCACCATCGGCATGTCAATCTTCCGCTTTCCCTACGCAAGCATGATCGGCACCCTGATCGGGGCCACTGCCCTGCTTCCTGTTGTAGGCGCTTACCTGGGCGCGTTTATCGGAGCCTTCATGATCTTTACTGTAAATCCTATCCAGGCGCTTGGATTCCTTGTATTCATCGTAGTTTTACAGCAGATCGAAGGCAATCTGATCTATCCAAGAGTGGTAGGCTCTTCTGTAGGACTGCCCGGTATCTGGGTATTGACTGCCGTCACCATTGGCGGCGGCTTAAGCGGTGTTGCGGGCATGCTGCTGGCTGTCCCTGTCACAGCCACGTTATATAAGCTGCTCCAAAGAGATGTACGCAGGCGCAGGGCTTTGACAGAAACAGGGGCGCAGGATTAA
- a CDS encoding MerR family transcriptional regulator, with translation MTYTMMQACKETDMTYQALKYYCNEGLVPNVKRDKNNRRIFDERDIKWIKDLVCLKKCGMSIQEMKEYLALCLEGSSTITQRKEMLAKKREALLASIDELKGCVDYIDWKQEFYDDVLSGKRPYISNLILSK, from the coding sequence ATGACCTATACCATGATGCAGGCCTGCAAAGAGACGGATATGACCTACCAGGCCTTGAAATATTACTGCAACGAAGGATTAGTCCCCAACGTGAAGCGGGACAAGAATAACCGGAGGATCTTTGACGAACGGGATATCAAATGGATCAAAGATCTGGTCTGCTTAAAGAAATGCGGTATGAGCATCCAGGAGATGAAGGAATATCTGGCCCTCTGTCTGGAGGGATCTTCCACCATCACCCAGAGAAAAGAAATGCTGGCCAAAAAGCGGGAAGCTCTCCTGGCCTCCATAGACGAATTGAAGGGATGTGTCGATTATATTGACTGGAAACAGGAATTCTATGACGATGTCCTCTCCGGGAAGCGTCCCTATATCAGCAACCTGATTCTTTCAAAGTAA
- a CDS encoding MATE family efflux transporter, translating into MSRLIEPRQEIREEQKIFSNKALQVLLLPLFLEQLLEVLVGVADTFMVSYAGEAAVSGVSLVNMFNTVFLFLFSALAAGGAVVVSQYIGSGNRKNGNLSAGQLVTIAALFSIGAMIFSLVFNRQLLRLLFGEVDRDVMEACVTYLRISAYSYPAIAVYNAGAAVYRSMGKTRTTMHISLAANGVNIAGNAIGVFVLHAGVAGVAYPSLIARTFSAMVMAVLCFQKKNTVCLEWKNLLRWDGRMIKRILGIAVPNGIENGLFQLVKVALSSITALFGTVQIAANGVAQSFWSVAALMGTALGLAFVTVIGQCMGAGDTSAAEYYMKKLLRITFLASILWNALILAVTPLVLKGYALSAEAARLVVELVLLHNLFNALFYPLSGALSNGLRAAGDVKFTMYVSIGSTMGCRVLFSIVLGIWLDLGVIGVALTMCMDWMLRASCFWLRFRTGKWKRFQVI; encoded by the coding sequence ATAAGCAGACTGATAGAGCCTCGGCAGGAGATCAGGGAAGAGCAGAAGATTTTTTCTAATAAAGCTTTACAGGTGCTGCTCCTGCCGCTCTTTCTGGAACAGCTTCTGGAAGTGCTGGTGGGAGTGGCGGATACTTTTATGGTAAGCTACGCGGGAGAGGCGGCAGTCTCCGGCGTCTCTCTGGTCAATATGTTCAATACGGTATTTCTCTTTTTATTTTCCGCATTGGCGGCAGGAGGCGCGGTGGTGGTCAGCCAGTACATCGGAAGCGGGAATCGGAAGAATGGAAATCTGTCCGCGGGGCAGTTAGTCACTATTGCGGCCCTCTTTTCCATAGGGGCTATGATTTTTTCGCTGGTTTTCAATAGACAGCTTCTAAGGCTTCTCTTTGGGGAAGTGGATCGGGATGTGATGGAGGCTTGTGTCACATATCTGCGGATCTCCGCCTATTCCTATCCGGCTATCGCTGTTTACAATGCGGGGGCGGCCGTATACCGCAGTATGGGTAAGACCCGGACTACCATGCATATTTCTTTGGCGGCTAATGGGGTAAATATCGCAGGTAATGCGATCGGCGTGTTTGTGCTCCACGCGGGAGTGGCGGGAGTGGCTTATCCGTCTTTGATCGCGCGGACATTTTCCGCTATGGTGATGGCAGTGCTGTGTTTCCAGAAGAAAAATACAGTTTGCCTAGAATGGAAGAATCTGCTGCGCTGGGATGGCCGGATGATCAAAAGGATCCTTGGGATTGCGGTCCCAAACGGCATCGAGAACGGACTGTTCCAGTTGGTCAAGGTAGCTTTAAGCAGTATCACGGCTTTGTTTGGCACGGTGCAGATTGCGGCCAATGGCGTGGCGCAGAGCTTCTGGTCTGTGGCGGCGCTGATGGGGACCGCCCTGGGACTTGCCTTCGTTACGGTGATTGGCCAGTGTATGGGAGCGGGTGATACCAGCGCGGCGGAATACTATATGAAGAAGCTGCTGCGGATCACGTTCCTGGCCTCCATCTTGTGGAACGCTTTGATTCTGGCGGTCACGCCTCTGGTGCTTAAGGGGTATGCGCTGTCAGCGGAGGCGGCGCGCCTGGTGGTGGAACTGGTGCTGCTGCACAATCTGTTCAACGCCTTGTTCTATCCGCTGTCCGGCGCCCTCTCAAACGGGCTGCGGGCGGCAGGGGATGTGAAGTTTACCATGTATGTCAGCATCGGTTCCACCATGGGATGCCGGGTACTGTTCTCCATCGTCTTAGGAATATGGCTGGATCTTGGAGTGATCGGAGTGGCGCTGACCATGTGCATGGATTGGATGCTGCGGGCATCCTGCTTCTGGCTGCGGTTCCGAACAGGGAAGTGGAAACGGTTCCAAGTGATATAG
- a CDS encoding glycosyltransferase translates to MDKAVIIPALNPDGKLKEIVERNLELENLVILVDDGSDEAYSQLFWELSETCIVLHHEENRGKGAAIKTALRYIKEELRQCSVIGIMDADGQHLPDDMEKLLLKASSHPKALVLGSRTIDRKVPWKSRAGNRITRGVFHLLTGVALSDTQTGLRAFSFQMLEFMLEAEGNRYEYEMGVLTACARRGIEIIEVPIQTIYHDKENSCSHFRRIRDSIRIYRQLFRFSAVSLSSFGIDYLLFALFTIFLPEAPWKIPAANIAARVLSAVYNYGMNCRFVFHERKSLRTASDYLLLAAAVLALNSLVLESFLVFFRIPVYPAKILTELVLFLFSWLVQKRWIFRRKQGESVNFKKGGECI, encoded by the coding sequence ATGGACAAAGCAGTGATCATTCCGGCGCTGAACCCGGACGGGAAGTTAAAAGAGATCGTAGAAAGGAACTTGGAGCTGGAGAATCTGGTGATCCTGGTGGACGATGGGAGCGACGAGGCTTACAGCCAGCTTTTCTGGGAACTGAGCGAAACTTGTATCGTACTGCATCACGAAGAAAACAGAGGAAAGGGGGCGGCCATTAAGACCGCCCTGAGATATATCAAGGAGGAACTTCGCCAATGCAGCGTGATCGGCATTATGGACGCGGACGGGCAGCATCTGCCGGATGATATGGAGAAACTGCTTCTAAAGGCCAGCAGCCACCCCAAAGCCCTGGTCTTAGGCAGCAGGACCATTGACCGGAAAGTGCCCTGGAAGTCGCGGGCAGGGAACCGGATCACAAGGGGAGTTTTCCACTTGTTGACAGGAGTGGCGCTTTCAGATACCCAGACAGGGCTGCGGGCGTTTTCTTTCCAGATGCTGGAATTTATGCTGGAAGCGGAAGGAAACAGATACGAGTACGAGATGGGAGTGCTGACCGCCTGCGCAAGGCGTGGGATAGAGATTATAGAGGTTCCCATCCAGACCATCTACCACGATAAAGAAAATAGCTGTTCTCATTTCCGGAGGATCAGAGATTCGATCAGGATCTACCGGCAGCTCTTCCGATTTTCTGCCGTTTCTCTTTCCAGTTTTGGGATTGATTATCTGCTGTTTGCGTTGTTTACGATTTTTCTGCCGGAAGCGCCCTGGAAGATTCCGGCCGCTAACATTGCGGCCAGAGTTCTCAGCGCGGTCTATAACTACGGGATGAACTGCAGATTTGTTTTTCATGAACGCAAAAGCTTAAGGACGGCGTCAGATTATCTGCTCTTAGCCGCGGCGGTCTTGGCCTTAAACAGTCTGGTGCTGGAAAGCTTTCTGGTATTCTTCCGGATTCCGGTATATCCCGCTAAGATCTTAACGGAACTAGTCTTGTTCTTGTTTAGCTGGCTGGTGCAGAAAAGATGGATTTTCCGGAGAAAGCAAGGGGAGTCTGTAAATTTCAAAAAGGGAGGGGAGTGCATATGA